One stretch of Zingiber officinale cultivar Zhangliang chromosome 6B, Zo_v1.1, whole genome shotgun sequence DNA includes these proteins:
- the LOC121989572 gene encoding UDP-glycosyltransferase CGT-like yields MLPIADPTMAETQTYGDRRRTPHIVLVPSAGMGHLTPFLRLAAQLSARDCRVSLLTTHPTVSAAEERHVDAFFSAFPGVRRLDLHLPLLDPSELDCADPFFLRFESIRRSAHLLPRVLADASPPVSAVIVDIVAASSYLPAVAEMGLPSYVLFTSSAAMLALCAYFPTYLATKNTFGVGDIDIPGAGRVPKSSVPMLLHDPNQLFAKQFLENGQALPKADGILVNTLHALEPEVLAALNEGKVTPDLPPVLAIGPILPEMSGEGESFSAPLAWLDRQPDRSVVYVSFGSRTAMPAEQIRELGIGLERSGLRFLWVVKSKMVDRAELEVGLEELLGEEYLAKIKDRGMVVKDWVEQAEILRHRAVGGFVSHCGWNSVTEAALYGVRILAWPIAGDQRVNAAVVARGGLGIWVEGWSWQAEEPIKAEEISERLKDLMAVEGLRAMGGAAADVGGTSYQMLTRFVESLKL; encoded by the coding sequence ATGCTCCCGATCGCCGACCCAACGATGGCCGAGACGCAGACGTACGGTGACCGCCGGCGAACTCCCCATATCGTCCTCGTCCCAAGCGCCGGGATGGGTCACCTCACCCCCTTCCTGCGCCTCGCGGCCCAGCTCTCCGCCCGCGACTGCCGCGTCTCCCTCTTGACCACCCATCCCACGGTCTCCGCCGCGGAGGAACGCCACGTCGACGCTTTCTTCTCCGCGTTCCCCGGCGTCCGCCGCCTCGACCTCCACCTCCCACTGCTCGACCCATCCGAGCTCGACTGCGCGGACCCCTTCTTCCTCCGCTTCGAATCCATCCGCCGTTCGGCCCACCTGCTCCCGCGCGTTCTCGCCGACGCCTCGCCGCCAGTTTCCGCCGTGATCGTCGACATCGTGGCGGCGTCCTCCTACCTCCCCGCGGTCGCCGAAATGGGACTCCCCAGCTATGTCCTCTTCACCTCCTCCGCCGCGATGCTCGCGCTCTGCGCCTACTTTCCCACCTACCTCGCGACGAAGAACACTTTCGGCGTCGGCGACATCGACATCCCCGGGGCGGGCAGGGTGCCGAAGTCCAGCGTCCCCATGCTGCTGCACGACCCAAACCAGCTCTTCGCGAAGCAATTCCTGGAGAACGGGCAAGCGCTCCCAAAAGCCGACGGCATTTTAGTGAACACCTTGCATGCGTTGGAGCCCGAGGTGCTCGCGGCGCTGAACGAGGGGAAAGTGACGCCCGATCTGCCTCCGGTCTTAGCGATCGGGCCGATCCTACCGGAGATGAGCGGGGAAGGGGAGTCCTTCTCGGCGCCGCTCGCTTGGCTGGATAGGCAGCCGGACAGATCGGTGGTGTACGTGAGCTTTGGGAGCCGAACGGCGATGCCGGCGGAGCAAATAAGGGAGTTAGGGATCGGGCTGGAGAGGAGCGGGTTGAGATTCCTGTGGGTGGTGAAGAGCAAGATGGTGGATCGGGCGGAGTTAGAGGTGGGGTTGGAGGAGCTGCTGGGGGAGGAATACCTGGCTAAGATCAAGGACAGGGGGATGGTGGTGAAGGATTGGGTAGAGCAGGCGGAGATCCTGCGGCACCGGGCGGTGGGAGGCTTCGTGAGCCACTGCGGCTGGAACTCAGTGACGGAGGCGGCACTGTACGGGGTGAGGATCCTGGCGTGGCCGATCGCCGGCGACCAGAGGGTGAACGCAGCGGTGGTGGCGCGGGGCGGACTGGGGATTTGGGTGGAAGGGTGGAGCTGGCAGGCAGAAGAGCCAATAAAGGCAGAGGAGATAAGCGAGCGGTTGAAGGATCTGATGGCCGTGGAGGGGCTGAGGGCGATGGGAGGCGCGGCGGCAGATGTCGGAGGAACCTCCTACCAAATGCTAACGCGCTTCGTCGAGAGCTTAAAGCTTTAA